The genome window AGAGCTTGCATATGAGTAACCCGTGGATCATGCATGTGCAGACATACTTGTTGAACCGCATAAGAAATATATGGACGTGTGAAAGTCAGATATTAAAGTGCCCCAGCAAGACTCCGATACAATGAAGGATTCTCAAACACAGAACCAACAGACGCACTAACCTTGGCCTTCGTATCAACTGGTGTAGGTGATGATTTACAAGAGGACATGCCAGCCCTCTCAATTATCTGTTGTGCATAATTCTTCTGTGACAGAAACATGCCAGCCTTATGACGAGTGACTGATATACCAAGAAAAGAACTCAAGGGGCCAAGATCCTTCATAGCAAATTCTGAACTAAGAAGCTTTATAATCGAGACACGGAGATCATCAGACGACGCAGTGAGAATTATGTCATCGACGTAAACCAGAATATAGGCCATGTGAGAACCGTTGCGATAAACGAATAATGAGGTGTCACATTTGCTTCTAATGAAACCAATAGACagaacaaaatcagcaaacttcTCAGACCAAGTCCGGGGGGACTGCCTCAGGCCATAAATTGATTTACGTAACAAACACACATAATCCGGATGAGCACGATCACGATACCCCAAAGGTTGATGCATATATATTGTTTCCTTTAAGTCACCATGAAGGAAGGCATTCTTTACATCTAGCTGATGAATTGACCAGCCATtcgaaagagagagagaaagcaCTGTGCGGATTGTAGCTGGTTTCACTACCGAGCTAAAAGTTTCGCCACAATCAATACCCACCAGCTGAGTTTTTCCATTTCCGACAAGGCGAGCTTTATGCCTCTGAAACACACCATCCGAATTTTCTTTATGAGCAAAAACCCACATAGACCGAATAACATTAACATCAGGTGGACGGGGCACCAAATCCCATGTCTTATTTTGAATAAGTGCATTATACTCCTCATCCATGGCTATTTTCCAATTCGGGTCCCGAAGAGCATCAACAGGGCTATGTGGTAAAGGTGACCGAGGAGCTGTTGTGTTATATGCATGATCAGAATATCGCATATTTGGTTTAAAAATACCTCGTTGGCTCCTGGTAACCATTGGGTGCTGGTTTATAGGAGTAGGGGAAGATGTTGATGTTTGTGGACTCGAGGAGGAAGATGAACTCAATGAGGAGGGAGATGGCGACGTTGATGAAAGTAAGGGAGAGGAGGATTGGTTTGAGAGTACTGGACTCGGTGAAAGAGAATGAGGAGAACTCCCAGGGGAAGGTGAGAAACTACCATGTCGTGTCTCATGTGTGTGAGTACTGTCTGGGTGAGCAGACACAGACACAGAAGGACTTTGATTTTGCAGATGATACACTGAATAAGGTGATAAGCCATCTGCTAAAAAATCATAGGTAGAAGTGGATGAATCATGTAACTTAGCAAACGGAAACACATGCTCGTCAAATAACACATGGCGACAAATTATAATCTGTGCTGTGATGATAAATCATAACATTTGTAACCACGGTGATTAGCCGGAAACCCCAAGAAAACACAAGGTGTTGAACGAGATTGCAATTTATTAATTGTGGTAGAGGGAATGAGAGGATAGCACAAGCAACCAAAGACCCGAATGTGAGAAAATGAGGGAACCCGTTGATATAGGATTTCAAGAGGTGATAAATTGCCTAAGACCTTGTTCGGAAGAACATTTAGAAGATAGGTGGCCATTTGTAATGCATGATTCCAAAAAGATGAAGGAAGAGATGCATGAGCTAAGAGTGTTCGAGTGACATTATTAATAGTTCGAATTTTTCTTTCTGCTTTCCCATTTTGAGAAGAAGTATGAGGACAAGACAACCGAAAAGTCATGCCATTGTTCTTAAAAAAATCCCAGAAATGATGATTAGTAAATTCCCTCCCATTATCGCATTGCACATTTTTAATGGTACACTCGAATTGGGTGAGAATATGATTGTGAAACGCCACAAATTTATCAAAGACATCAGATTTCTTAGCAATTGGAAAAGTCCAAAGAAAATTGGAGAAATCATCTAATAACACAAGATAGTACTTATGACCCATAGTACTCAAAACCGGAGATGTCCAAAGATCACAATGAATTATATCAAATGGCTTTAAAGTACTTGAACTAGACGAAACAAATGGCATCTTGATATGTTTTCCAAACACACAAGATCGACAAATGCTAGAATGTGAAAGCTTAGAACAATGAATGCTTTTATTGAGTCGAAGAGCATCCAAAACTTGTGCACCGGGATGGCCTAAACGATCATGCCAAAGAGAGGAATTGATGGCTGCAAAAGTAGAATGAAGAGCTCGATTGTTGATAGATTGTGTAAGAGGATAAAGATCGCCTTGGCTCTCACATCTCATTATTAGCACTCACGTCTGTAAATCCTTCACAGAAAACCCAAAAGGATCAAATTCCACCGTAACAGAATTATCAGTGGTAAATTTGCGAACAGAAATAAGGTTTTTAACAATTTTGGGAGCGTGGAGGACATTTTTAAGGGACAAAGGAAGGCCAGGAGATGGTAATGCAGTATGACCATATCCTTGAATTGAAATAATATTGCCATCACCCACAACAATGCCATTATGATGAGAATTATGTTGATTGCTCAAATTAACATAGGACGAGAAATTACCATTTGAGGATGTCATATGAGATGTAGCACCAGTATCCATGTACCACGACGGATCAGGTTGATTGAGAGTCATGGTATGCATTGCAGATTCAATATCCGTTGGAACAAAAGAAGCTGACTGCCCAACCGTTGTTCCTGTGAAAGCCTGCTGTGGTCGAGGACCAAGAACTCCAGGCTGTGGTTGTTGAACTCCCGTGGAACGGGGCTGAGTCCAGCCCTGAGTTGGGAATGGACAAGGGGGAGCGGACCATCCCTGCATCCAAGGTGGAGCAGCCAAGATTGGAAATAACCCGGTGCCCACTGTTGTGAACCCCATTGCATCCTATTCTGTTGTTGTCCACCACCACGGCCTTGACCCATACGACCCCCACCAGAACCACGACCTCCACCTGAACCAGATCGTTTATTATTTTTCCTGTGGTTATTATGCTTATTGCCACGGGGAGGTGCGGATCCCTGATTCGAGCCTGTGTCGTCAAAATCCGTCTGTGAGGCAACCAACATTGCAGAGTCAGACCCTGTGGCAGCTTCTTTTGCTAAAGCAGCCTCCTCTAATGTTAACATAGACCGGGCTTGATAGAATTGTGGGAGAGGGTCACTCTGTCGAATTAAGGTCCCAACACCACGGTATGCCCTTGGAAGGCCGGAAACCAGTTGAATAACAAGTCTACTATCCGAGATTGGTGCACCAACATTTTTCAGTTGATCAGCAAGAGATTTGAGACGCTGACAGTAAGCCGAAACATTCGGAAAATTCTCCATTTTTGTACTGGAGAATTCAGCCTCCAAAGTTACCACACGGGAATTCTTGTTGTCCTGGAATATGTCACGCAACCTGTTCCATGCCTCCATAGCAGTGGCATCTGGTTCAATGATCGTATGTAAAAGATCATTGGAGATAGTCGCATAAATCCAAGACAGAACCGTAGCATCAAGCGTCGACCACAATTCCTTTTCATCCTCAGTAGAAAGAACCTTCTCTTTGCCTGTGGCAGGAGGAATAATATGAGAAAGCACCTTATGAGAACGTGCGGTAATTTTGAAAAGCTCCGCCCATGTCGAGTATTGACCATTCTCCATCTCAAGAATAATGGGGATATGATTGCGGATATTTGACACCGCAAGAGCTGGATGAAAGGAGCTCTTGTTACCAGACATTGGCTGCTGATTAGTTGTATCAGTCATGATaatgagaaaagaaaagaagatgaGTGCTTAgcggaagaaaagaaagaaagaaagatcgTGGTATTGCCTtaaggctctgataccatgaaaGAAATAATTCCTCTGCTATTTCATTAACATTGCTGGTATATATACAATGTACAACACACCCTTCAAGGCTATAATCAGGGAACCTAaaatatatccaaaactaaTCATAGAAACAGACTAACTAATTACAATAAATCATATCCAGAAATATCTCCACAGATGTCGCATAGATATCTTTAACACCTAGtcctaaactaaaattatcagTTCGATGTGAAATACGAAATCATATTGCAGACGTCATTCGTTGTTCCACCTAGTCCAAAACTACTCTAAAACTATATTGCTGGTAGTCTTTCAGTTCATCCTACTGTATGCAATAGTTTCATATATAGGTAACTCGGCCTTGTGTGGACTTCCTTTAACAAAAAAATGTCTGCACTCAGTGTCACCACCACTGGAAGTCGAAaatagtgatgatgaagatgatgctcATGGTGAACTTAATTGGGAAGTAATCCTGACGGGATGTGGATGTGGATTGATTTGCGGATTGTCTTCTGGGTACATTGTTTTCAAAATAGAAAGGCCTTGGTGATTTCTGCAAAGTGCTGCAACTTAAGTTGATGTTACGAAGCACGAAAAATATTGTTCGACCAAGATCAACAACTTGAAAATGTGTTCTGAATctgtattaatattaaaatattataatattattcatttaaCACTATCGTCCAATCAATTTAATTGATTATCATTTAAtcaatatattagataaatattAATTGTCTTCCTTACCTCTAACCAATGATGAAATTAATAACCTCCCTATAAATCTATTAAGACAGCTTTGAGTTGTCAAAGTCCTCAAACATATTAAACACTTTGAAAAATTTGTTTCTGCAAGTCAAAATTGCAAACAACACTTTGAAAACTTAGGTGCCGAATAGTCCTTATATTggattaatcagatttaaatatttaatggcGCTAACAAAATCTGTTGAAGTTAGCAGTTATAAGGCATATAATTAGAAAAATGGCACAGTATATAAAGCCTCATCATCTTTTTCACTCTGTTTTATTTCTCTCATTACTTCCATCCATTCTTACAACACTAGCTGAAACAAGACGAGAGGGAGAAGCTCTTGTGAAATGGAAGAATAGCCTAGCCCCGTCTTCTTTTCTCGATACTTGGTCACTAACCAATCTCGATGATCTTTGCAACTGGACTGGCATTACTTGTAACTCTGCAGGTTCAGTCTCTGAGATTAACCTTAAACAAAAACAACTCAGTGGAACGATTTCTGAGTTTGGTTTCACTTCATTTCCAAATCTCAACAATCTGAACATAGCACGAAACAACTTTTACGGTCCAATACCACCAGCCATTAAGAATTTGACACAGCTTCAATACCTTGATTTAAGCTTTAATCATCTCAACGGTTCCATCCCGTACCAGGTTAGCCATCTTCAGAAATTACAAATCTTACACCTGTCGCATAATGAATTGCAAGCTCCAAATTGGTCCAATTTCTCTTCCATGCCTTTTTTGCGCATCCTCGGCCTCGGCAGCAATAATCTGGAGTCAGAATTCCCAGAATTTATATCCAACTCTCATGGCCTCACTTTCCTTGACCTTTCTTTTAACAAGTTTACAGGTGATCTTGTGCATGAATCAATTTTTACCGATCTACGTAATCTCGAAAACCTCCATCTTGCTAAAAATTACTTTGAGGGGCCGATTCTACCTAGTATATTTAAGCtttccaatttaaaaattcttgaactaTCAGGTAATAAATTTTCTGGTTCTATTTCCAACTATATAGGTTTGCTTTCGGAGCTTGAGACCCTCTATCTtgacttcaatttttttgaaggACCAATTCCACCAAatatattcaacctttctaaaCTAAAAATTCTTGAACTAACAGGTAATAACTTTTCAGGTCCTGTTTCTAATGATATAAGTTTGCTTTCCGAGCTTGAAAACCTCAATCTTGCCTTAAATTCTTTTGATGGGCCTTTTCCATCAAATATGTTCAACCTAACCATATTGAGACATCTAAATCTCTATggcaataaaaatttatttaaaggaAGTATCCCACTGGATATCAAAATAAGTCACAAGGACTAATTAATTACATCTATGAAGCATCTATCTCCTTAAATGTGAAAGGAACAGAGTATGAAGTGAAAAACATTCTTCATATTTACACAACCATTGATCTGTCATGCAACAAATTTCATGGACATGTTCCAAAGAGAGCTTAATTAAATGGCTTGCATTGCTCAATCTATCTCATAATAGTCTTAACAGACATATGTTCTgcattattattatactttcatcaatatttttaaacatttctCAATATGTATTTTCAAAGAATTCTCAAGCACTTGAACATTTGGACCGGTTCTTTCGAAGCCAAGATGCCCAGGTTATATCATGGCCATACACAAAAATgcccaaaaataaataaattaagagaGATTGCTCTGGGTCTCCCCAAGCCTTCCAGGACTCATTCCAAGTCTTCTGAGGACCACTGCCTCGCCCTTTCAAAGACGTGATAGTAGCTCAAGAGTGATATAAATTACTTTCCGgacactaaaaataaataatccgatcaaattaattaataataaattaaggaTGAAATCCAAATTAGTCctaaattttgataatatataaaaattataattataaattatataaccaaATGAGAATTGAATTAACTTACTTGGTACTAAAATTGATAAATACAGTATAGTAATTTAATTGATGAAAAGTCAAAGTCTTCTAATAAATCCATAAAGAATATGAAAATCAAAATAAcgaaaattataattgaaaaatcaaaatcaatagTGTATTGGAATATTGTTCACACacttatatatcaaaatttgtggTCCAAAAATTATAGCACAATATCCTAAATACACCACATTAAATAATAGTTCAAaaatattcaataaataattgttttcattcataattttgttattttaaaaactaataatttgGTTGATGTTAacctatattttaatatataattatattattttcatgttattttatttaaccaaaaacaatatttttataatatttattacattaattatattaaaagatataatttcattaaaaaaattgaataaaattaagaGGATAACTCTATGCCTCTCCAAGTCTACAAGACTCATTTCAAGTCTACCGAGGACCACTACCATTGAGAGATGTGAAAGTAGTTTGAGAGTGACATAAATTATTTTCCTGACAATAAAATGTAAtatctaatataaattaattaaattagataataataaatcaaaactaatcatgaattatgataataattaaataaattataattaaattatataaatcaacTCCAAATGATACAAATAACACTAAACCTTAGTTACTTTATtggtaaaataaatataatataataattaaattgatgaaaaatcaaaatcatctaataaattcacaaaaaatatatgatcattAGTATATTATATCAGTATCCACacacttatatttcaaaatctatCCTACAAAATTATCATCTCTGTAAACTAgccacaaaaaataaaaatttaaagatattagatatttagttattttcattatataatttttccacactaaataacaaaatatctttatcaaattattatttatgaattaaatattcaagTTATAATTCCAGCATGCAGCGTATAAATAGAAGTGTGCAGTATGATATCAGATTCATAACCCAGTTGAGGAGAAACATGGCACACTCTGTGAAGCCTTCTCACCTTcttctctttgttttctttctctCATCACTTGAATCCATTCTTGCAACAACACGAGAGGGAGAAGCTCTTGTGAAATGGAAGAATAGCCTAGCCCCTTCTTCTTTTCTCGACTCTTGGTCCCTCACCAATCTCGATAATCTTTGTAACTGGACTGCCATTACTTGTAACTCTGCAGGTTCAGTCTCTAAGATTAACCTTTTTGAGAAACAACTTAATGGAATGCTGTCCGAGTTCGGTTTCACTTCATTTCCAAATCTCAACTATCTCACACTCGCAGACAACTTCTTCTCGGGTCCGATACCACCAGCCATTGAGAATTTAACACAGCTTCAATATCTTGATTTAAGCATGAATAGTCTTAATGGTCCCATTCCGTTCCAGGTTAGCCATCTTCAGAGCTTGCTCATCTTGAACCTGTCACAGAATGCATTGCAAGCTCCAAATTGGTCCCATTTCTCTCCCATGCCTTTCTTGCGCATCCTCGACCTTAGTTTTAATAATCTTGTGTCGAAATTCCCAGAATTTATATCCAATTCTCATAGCCTGACTCACCTTAACCTTTCAAATAACAAGTTTACTGGTCATCTTGTGCATAAATTTACCAATCTACAAAATCTTGAAACCCTCTACCTTCAGATCAATTCTTTTGAGGGGCCGTTTCCACCAGATATAGTCCAGCTTTCCAAATTAAAACGACTCTCCCTGTCAGGTAACAAATTTTCAGGTTCAATTCCCAATGACGTAAGGTTGCTTTTTGGTCTTGAATCCCTAAATTTAGGCAACAATTCCTTTGAAGGACCGCTTCCACCAGATATATTCAAGCTTTCAAAGTTAAAACGACTTGTTCTTTGGAGTAATAAGTTTTCAGGTTCTGTTTCCAATGATATAGGTTTGCTTTCTGAGCTTGAAACCCTCGATCTTaactctaatttttttgaggGGCCGCTTCCGCCAAATGTATTCAAGCTCTCCAAACTAAGGTTTCTTTACCTCTGGGGTAATAAGTTTTCAGGTTCTATTTCCAATGATATAGGTTTGCTTTCTGAGCTTGAAACCCTCAATCTTaactctaatttttttgaggGGCCGCTTCCGCCAAATGTATTCAAGCTCTCCAAACTAAGGTTTCTTTACCTCTGGGGTAATAAGTTTTCAGGTTCTGTTTCCAATGATATAGGTTTGCTTTCTAATCTTGAACACCTCGATCTTGactctaatttttttgaggGGCCGTTTCCGTCAAATATATTCAAGCTCAGATTAAAAATTCTAAACCTCTCAAACAATAGAAATTTATTTCAAAGAAGTTTTCCTATTGGACTGGAACTCTTGAGTAACCTCAGCTACTTAGGTCTACATTCCAGTAATCTCAGTGGCAATATTCCATCTTACATTGGAAACCTGAAGCTACTAGAATTTCTTGATCTCGGTTCTAATCAATTGACTGGACCGCTTTCCAAGATCGTTTATAATCTCACAAATCTTATACTTCTTGATGTAAGTTATAATAGTCTTCATGGAAATATTCAGAGTGACTTGTGGCAATATAACGATCATCCAACTTTGGAATACATGAGTTTGAGTGGGAACTATTTTACGGGTATAGTTTTTCTCTATAGATCTTTTCTTTTGTCATATGTAACTAAGCTACTAATCTGATTAATTGCAGTTTTACCAAAGTTTCAACAATCTTGACAGGTGAGCTTCCAACAACAATTTGCAATGTCACTTCCCTTTCGGTTCTTGATTTGTCAAATAATGAATTAAGTGGTGCACTTCCAAACTGTTTCGGGAATCTTGCTGATAGATTGCTTTTCATTAATCTTGCTAATAATCAGTTTCGAGGAACAATACCAACTACTTTCTCCAGGAGTTGTCAGCTCAAATATCTAAACATGGATAATAATGAGTTTGAAGGATTGTTGCCCCCGTCTTTGGAAAACTGTAAGCACTTGAGAATTCTTGATATTGGCAATAATAAAATAGGTGGTACATTTCCGTCATGGCTTTATGTACTTGGAGAGCTAGAAGTCCTTCTCTTGCGATCAAATAAACTCTATGGCACAATAAGTGGAAGGAGCATAGAAGATCCCTTCCCCAAGTTGCGGATTGTGGATCTGTCCAACAATCAATTCACAGGCCATTTGCCAATTCAATACTTTAAGAATATGAAATCAACTGATAATTTGTATCGTTTCCAGGATGGCAAAGGAGTTTTTTGTTTCCGTTATGAAGCATCTGTCTCATTAACTGTGAAGGGAACAGAGTATGAAGTGAAAAAAATCCTTCATATTTACACAACCATTGATCTGTCCTGCAACAAATTTCAAGGAGAAATTCCAGACGTTATTGGAGAGCTTAGATGGCTTGCATTGCTCAACTTATCTCATAATAGTCTAACAGGACCTATCCCATCATTGCTGAGGAATATGAAAGAACTCCAATCTTTAGATTTGTCTTCAAATCAACTGACAGGGGCTATTCCACCTCAGTTAACTGCATTGACATATCTAGAGGTCTTGAACCTCTCGGGAAACCATCTTAGTGGAGAGATTCCTCAGAAAGGACAGTTCAACACATTCAACAATGATTCTTATCTTGGAAACTCCGCGTTATGTGGATCACCTTTGACGAAGAAATGTGCAAACACAGCATCACCTCCACAAGAAGTCGGAAatggtgatgaagatgatgctGGTGATGAATTGACATGGGAAGCAATCGTGATGGGATATGGATGTGGACTGATATGTGGATTGTCATCTGCATACATTGTTCTCAAACTAGGAAAGCCTTGGTGGTTTGTGAGATATGTCGAAGTACTGCAACTGAAGTTGATGAAAAGATATGCTTGAAGAATGGTACTGGCCGATCAAGACGAACTTGAAAGTTGTTGTCCTTGTGCATTTCTGAACCAGTTGTGTACTATTCTCTTTGTGGCTGCATAAGTATTTGGTATTGTGTAATATTCTGTTTGGTCTTGAATCATAATGATTCTTCTTGCTCCAGGGTTATTAATATAAACCTTGGTATTGTGTGCTAGCTGTAATATTCTGTTTGATCAATGTTTATACCAGTAATTTTATGCTCCGCAGTGCATCATGCAGCTCTCATATTATCTCTATGATTAACCTGAATTCAGTTTCATTTTGTTTCCGAATCTCAACTACTTCAACTTGAGCTACAATAGCTTCACTGGTCTAATACCCCcagatattgaaaatttaacaGAGCTGCAATACCTTGATTTTAGCTCTAATAAACTCACTGGTGCAATTCCGGACCAGGTAAGCCATCTTCAAACATTGCGAACCTTAAACCTGTTGGATAATCACTTGGAAGCTCCAAACTGGTCCGCTTTTTCCCCTCTGCCTTCTCTGACAAACCTCTGtctcaataataataatctttCGTCGAAATTCCCAGACTTCATATCAAATTACATCTTTTATACGATATATTATGAAAACACTATATTTTGTAATGTTCATCTTATCCTACCAGCAAAATTACATCGctaacaaaattatatcaattttattttataaactcaaataatttaatttatgaaacaactCTATGAGATTCTTATCATGAGttagaattcaaataaataaagagttcATATTGATAAGTGGAATTGATGTGCAAGTAAGGGGtataaaaaaatctcaaaataacTCCAAAAAGCACATGACATGTTTGATTTAATAGAACTGGTACATAAACAGGGGGACCATTATATTTATAAGCAAGTGACCAACAATAGTTTACTACTGatattttgtgatattttttgtgatattttttgAGACCTTTAACATTATTCTGTGAAGTGGTATACTACTGTTACTAGTTCTGAAACTTCAAACAAAGTAGGCGCAACATTGTAAGAGTGATTAATAAAGTTGAGAAACAGTGTGTACATTGAGCAGTATGACAATCAGGTTCAGCATATAATACAATCAGATTCACAATCAGGTTCACGAGAAACATGCTGCATTCCAAAAAGCCTTATTATCTTCTTCACTAAATAACAAGGCAAATACAGCATATAAATACAAGTGTGCAGTGTGGTATTAGATTCATAACCCAGTTGAGGAGAAACATGGCACACTTTGTAAGGCCTTCTCACCTTcttctctttgttttctttctctCATCACTTGAATCCATTCTTGCAACAAGACAAGAGGGGGAAGCTCTTGTGAAGTGGAAGAATAGCCTAGCCCCTTCTTCTTTTCTCCACTCTTGGTCACTCACCAATCTCGAAAATCTTTGTAAATGGACTGGCATTACTTGTAACTCTGCAGGTTCAGTCTCTGAGATTAACCTTTGTGAGAAACAACTTGATGGAATGCTGTCCGAGTTCGGTTTCACTTCATTTCCAAATCTCAAGAATCTCACCCTGGCAGACAACTTCTTCTCAGGTCCAATACCACCAGCCATTGAGAATTTAACACAGCTTCAATATCTTGATTTAAGCATGAATAGTCTTAATGGTCCCATTCCGTTCCAGGTTAGCCATCTTCAGAGCTTGCTCATCTTGAACCTGTCACAGAATGCATTGCAAGCTCCAAATTGGTCCCATTTCTCTCCCATGCCTTTCTTGCGCATCCTCGACCTTAGTTTTAATAATCTTGTGTCGAAATTCCCAGAATTTATATCCAATTCTCATAGCCTGACTCACCTTAACCTTTCAAATAACAAGTTTACTGGTCATCTTGTGCATAAATTTACCAATCTACAAAATCTTGAAACCCTCTACCTTCAGATCAATTCTTTTGAGGGGCCGTTTCCACCAGATATAGTCCAGCTTTCCAAATTAAAACGACTCTCCCTGTCATGTAACAAATTTTCAGGTTCAATTCCCAATGACGTAAGGTTGCTTTTTGGTCTTGAATCCCTAAATTTAGGCAACAATTCCTTTGAAGGACCGCTTCCACCAGATATATTCAAGCTTTCAAAGTTAAAACGACTTGTTCTTTGGAGTAATAAGTTTTCAGGTTCTGTTTCCAATGATATAGGTTTGCTTTCTGAGCTTGAAACCCTCCATCTTtactctaatttttttgaggGGCCACTTCCGCCAAATTTATTCAAGCTCTCCAAACTAAAAGATCTCACCCTGTCAAGTAACAAAT of Daucus carota subsp. sativus chromosome 3, DH1 v3.0, whole genome shotgun sequence contains these proteins:
- the LOC135146734 gene encoding receptor-like protein 9DC3, which encodes MAHSVKPSHLLLFVFFLSSLESILATTREGEALVKWKNSLAPSSFLDSWSLTNLDNLCNWTAITCNSAGSVSKINLFEKQLNGMLSEFGFTSFPNLNYLTLADNFFSGPIPPAIENLTQLQYLDLSMNSLNGPIPFQVSHLQSLLILNLSQNALQAPNWSHFSPMPFLRILDLSFNNLVSKFPEFISNSHSLTHLNLSNNKFTGHLVHKFTNLQNLETLYLQINSFEGPFPPDIVQLSKLKRLSLSGNKFSGSIPNDVRLLFGLESLNLGNNSFEGPLPPDIFKLSKLKRLVLWSNKFSGSVSNDIGLLSELETLDLNSNFFEGPLPPNVFKLSKLRFLYLWGNKFSGSISNDIGLLSELETLNLNSNFFEGPLPPNVFKLSKLRFLYLWGNKFSGSVSNDIGLLSNLEHLDLDSNFFEGPFPSNIFKLRLKILNLSNNRNLFQRSFPIGLELLSNLSYLGLHSSNLSGNIPSYIGNLKLLEFLDLGSNQLTGPLSKIVYNLTNLILLDVSYNSLHGNIQSDLWQYNDHPTLEYMSLSGNYFTGELPTTICNVTSLSVLDLSNNELSGALPNCFGNLADRLLFINLANNQFRGTIPTTFSRSCQLKYLNMDNNEFEGLLPPSLENCKHLRILDIGNNKIGGTFPSWLYVLGELEVLLLRSNKLYGTISGRSIEDPFPKLRIVDLSNNQFTGHLPIQYFKNMKSTDNLYRFQDGKGVFCFRYEASVSLTVKGTEYEVKKILHIYTTIDLSCNKFQGEIPDVIGELRWLALLNLSHNSLTGPIPSLLRNMKELQSLDLSSNQLTGAIPPQLTALTYLEVLNLSGNHLSGEIPQKGQFNTFNNDSYLGNSALCGSPLTKKCANTASPPQEVGNGDEDDAGDELTWEAIVMGYGCGLICGLSSAYIVLKLGKPWWFVRYVEVLQLKLMKRYA
- the LOC108212954 gene encoding probable leucine-rich repeat receptor-like protein kinase At1g35710, producing the protein MAQYIKPHHLFHSVLFLSLLPSILTTLAETRREGEALVKWKNSLAPSSFLDTWSLTNLDDLCNWTGITCNSAGSVSEINLKQKQLSGTISEFGFTSFPNLNNLNIARNNFYGPIPPAIKNLTQLQYLDLSFNHLNGSIPYQVSHLQKLQILHLSHNELQAPNWSNFSSMPFLRILGLGSNNLESEFPEFISNSHGLTFLDLSFNKFTGDLVHESIFTDLRNLENLHLAKNYFEGPILPSIFKLSNLKILELSGNKFSGSISNYIGLLSELETLYLDFNFFEGPIPPNIFNLSKLKILELTGNNFSGPVSNDISLLSELENLNLALNSFDGPFPSNMFNLTILRHLNLYGNKNLFKGSIPLDIKISHKD